One part of the Aurantibacillus circumpalustris genome encodes these proteins:
- the lhgO gene encoding L-2-hydroxyglutarate oxidase — protein sequence MENNFDIIIVGGGIVGLATAYKLTLHHPNKKILVLEKEKEVAAHQTGHNSGVIHSGIYYKPGSYKAKNCVEGRRELVKFAKDYNIPHDICGKIIVATHESELAHMTKVYNNGIANGVEDIEIIDSKRIKEIEPYCEGISGLWVGCTGIIDYTDVAKKYVELIHSKNNGSKVLTSQKVIAFEKNADSTVVVTESAKFTGKYIISTAGLQADRITKKEGTKTDSAIVGFRGDYYDLTEKGLSKVKNLIYPVPNPKFPFLGVHFTRMIKGGTECGPNAVFVFDREGYTKTAFSLKDTVDAFTYKGTWKFFGKHWQFGLDEYRGAFSKTYFLNRLRKLIPSLQMDDIVAARCGIRAMALGPEGEMLDDFKIEKKGNAMHVINSPSPAATASLAYGNEIALMATEYFNLK from the coding sequence ATGGAAAATAATTTCGACATTATTATTGTTGGTGGAGGCATTGTTGGTCTCGCTACCGCATATAAACTCACACTTCATCACCCAAACAAAAAGATTCTTGTTTTAGAAAAAGAAAAAGAAGTGGCTGCGCATCAAACCGGGCATAACAGTGGTGTGATTCACAGCGGTATTTACTACAAACCGGGTTCTTATAAAGCAAAAAACTGCGTTGAAGGACGCCGTGAGCTGGTTAAGTTTGCAAAAGACTATAATATTCCACATGATATTTGCGGTAAAATAATTGTGGCAACACACGAAAGTGAATTGGCGCATATGACCAAAGTTTATAACAATGGTATTGCTAATGGCGTTGAAGACATTGAAATTATTGATTCTAAGCGCATCAAGGAAATAGAACCTTATTGCGAAGGCATTTCAGGGCTTTGGGTAGGCTGCACCGGTATTATTGATTATACCGACGTTGCAAAAAAATACGTTGAACTTATTCACAGCAAAAATAACGGAAGTAAAGTTCTTACTTCACAAAAAGTAATTGCTTTCGAAAAAAACGCAGACTCAACTGTTGTTGTCACTGAGTCTGCTAAGTTTACCGGTAAATACATTATTAGCACGGCAGGCTTACAAGCCGATCGTATTACCAAAAAAGAAGGAACTAAAACAGATTCTGCTATTGTTGGTTTTAGAGGTGATTATTATGATTTAACCGAAAAGGGATTAAGCAAGGTGAAAAACCTGATCTACCCTGTTCCAAATCCTAAGTTCCCATTTTTAGGTGTTCACTTTACACGCATGATAAAAGGTGGAACAGAGTGTGGTCCTAACGCTGTATTTGTATTTGACAGGGAAGGTTATACTAAGACTGCCTTCAGTTTAAAAGATACTGTTGATGCATTTACTTACAAAGGAACTTGGAAATTTTTCGGTAAACACTGGCAATTCGGACTCGATGAATACCGCGGGGCATTTAGCAAAACCTATTTTTTAAACCGTTTACGTAAGTTAATTCCGAGTTTACAAATGGACGATATCGTTGCTGCACGATGTGGAATAAGAGCCATGGCCTTAGGTCCTGAAGGTGAAATGCTCGACGATTTTAAAATCGAGAAAAAAGGCAATGCCATGCATGTGATTAACAGTCCGAGCCCAGCCGCCACAGCAAGTTTGGCCTATGGTAACGAAATTGCACTTATGGCAACAGAGTATTTCAATCTTAAGTAA
- a CDS encoding fumarylacetoacetate hydrolase family protein, with product MKIICIGRNYAEHAKELKNEIPTEPVFFMKPDTALLKEEDFYLPDFTQDLHHEIELVLKISKAGKHIEEQFAHKYYNEIGLGIDFTARDLQTKAKEKGLPWEKAKAFDNSAPIGNFVSKETLKLNDIHFELKINDQSKQIGNSKDLIFSFEKIISYVSKFITLKVGDLIYTGTPEGVGQVKEGDKLEGLLNGKSFLKLNVK from the coding sequence ATGAAAATTATCTGTATAGGGCGTAATTACGCTGAGCATGCTAAAGAACTTAAAAACGAAATTCCAACTGAACCGGTATTTTTTATGAAACCGGATACAGCTTTGTTAAAAGAAGAAGATTTCTATTTACCTGATTTTACCCAGGATTTGCATCACGAGATCGAATTGGTTCTCAAAATAAGTAAAGCGGGTAAACATATTGAAGAGCAATTTGCACACAAATATTATAACGAAATTGGGTTAGGAATTGATTTTACAGCACGTGATCTTCAAACAAAAGCAAAGGAAAAAGGACTCCCTTGGGAAAAGGCTAAAGCCTTTGATAACAGTGCTCCTATTGGGAATTTTGTAAGTAAAGAAACATTGAAATTAAACGATATTCATTTTGAGTTAAAAATAAATGACCAGTCAAAACAAATAGGCAATTCAAAAGATCTTATTTTTTCGTTCGAAAAAATAATTAGTTATGTTTCGAAATTTATAACACTTAAAGTTGGCGATTTAATTTACACCGGCACACCCGAAGGAGTAGGGCAGGTGAAGGAAGGTGATAAACTGGAAGGTTTATTGAATGGAAAAAGTTTTTTAAAATTGAATGTGAAGTAA
- a CDS encoding amidohydrolase family protein, with translation MKKNKRLTGFILSGILGITLTLLLLSSYNTASDFAIINVNLIPMDKERIVENQTVLIHNGKIKQIASSESVKIPSGATVINGRGKYLIPGLFDMHAHFLYEQGENKNTCEAELKLMLVNGLTTVRIECGDSVYLVAKKNVNDKKWIGPKLFISSPQFVGNWPWPGKVFAKICKKPEEAVEAVRQCKREGYDEIKITFMVKKDVYDAIINTAKEEKIKVTGHVGPLVKLPTALAAKQQIEHMDEFIDLLLPDTSYNHGESVSDMNIWRKKAWNTVPFLDETKIPELINKVSAAGIYVTPTNYFFFSSFADSNSTQDYMNKIDYAYIPTKIKEDRCKIQNHYWKNAPPLASRKRYIEIRKKITYQLAQAGVKLMAGSDSPEWFLMQGFSIHDELETFVSCGLSPYQALETATKNPAEYLNIINQKATIEPGKDSDLILLEKNPLNHISNSRNISGIMIGKKWYPKNDLTQLLDDAKSVLSL, from the coding sequence ATGAAAAAAAACAAAAGATTAACCGGATTTATTTTATCAGGTATCCTTGGAATCACACTAACACTTTTACTTCTATCAAGTTATAATACAGCCTCTGACTTTGCAATCATCAATGTCAACCTAATTCCTATGGATAAAGAACGAATAGTTGAAAACCAAACTGTTCTTATTCATAATGGAAAAATAAAGCAAATTGCGTCAAGTGAATCAGTAAAAATACCTTCGGGCGCAACAGTTATTAATGGTCGAGGAAAATATCTTATACCCGGTCTATTCGATATGCATGCCCATTTTTTATACGAACAGGGCGAAAACAAAAACACCTGTGAAGCTGAATTAAAACTAATGCTAGTCAATGGTCTTACTACTGTTAGGATAGAATGCGGCGATTCTGTTTATCTGGTTGCAAAGAAAAACGTTAACGACAAAAAATGGATCGGTCCAAAATTATTTATTTCAAGTCCGCAGTTTGTTGGTAACTGGCCATGGCCAGGCAAAGTATTTGCTAAGATTTGTAAAAAGCCAGAAGAAGCTGTAGAAGCGGTTCGTCAATGTAAAAGGGAAGGTTACGATGAAATAAAAATTACGTTCATGGTGAAAAAAGATGTTTACGACGCCATTATTAATACTGCAAAAGAAGAAAAAATAAAAGTAACAGGCCATGTAGGTCCTTTGGTTAAGCTGCCCACAGCTTTAGCTGCGAAACAACAGATAGAACACATGGATGAATTTATAGATCTGCTTTTACCAGACACTTCGTATAATCATGGAGAAAGCGTTTCTGATATGAATATCTGGAGAAAAAAGGCCTGGAATACAGTACCTTTTTTGGATGAAACCAAAATTCCAGAATTAATAAATAAAGTAAGTGCTGCCGGAATTTATGTCACGCCAACCAACTACTTTTTCTTCTCATCTTTTGCGGATAGTAACAGCACACAGGACTACATGAACAAGATTGATTATGCTTACATTCCAACAAAAATTAAAGAAGATCGCTGCAAAATTCAAAATCACTATTGGAAAAATGCCCCACCACTAGCAAGTAGGAAAAGGTACATCGAGATAAGAAAAAAAATCACTTACCAACTGGCTCAAGCTGGGGTAAAACTAATGGCAGGGTCCGATTCTCCAGAATGGTTTCTTATGCAAGGCTTTTCTATACACGACGAATTGGAAACATTTGTAAGCTGCGGTTTAAGCCCATACCAAGCCTTAGAGACAGCTACAAAAAATCCTGCAGAATACTTAAATATCATAAATCAAAAAGCGACTATTGAGCCAGGCAAAGACTCTGATCTAATACTTTTAGAAAAAAATCCTTTAAACCACATTTCAAACTCCCGAAATATTTCTGGGATTATGATCGGAAAAAAATGGTATCCTAAAAACGATTTAACTCAATTGCTGGACGACGCAAAATCAGTTCTTTCCTTATAA
- a CDS encoding DUF922 domain-containing protein, which yields MKKNIAIFLFIFFSFNVFSQRTIAPNIRKLKNDTVIWKQDSLLHKEDFKARGKSNGPLGYAATGIFMYPGESGGELLFYVEALFIKSKSYITQYSEYVLRHEQIHFDICELHARKLRQKMTNTNFKNVKNLQSETTKLYNKVSGELFKEQEKYDKDTEHGINSAKQKLWEEEIQNRIKELDEFSASSINIAK from the coding sequence ATGAAAAAAAATATAGCCATTTTTCTTTTTATTTTTTTCTCATTCAACGTCTTTTCACAGCGCACAATCGCACCAAATATTCGTAAACTAAAAAACGATACTGTTATTTGGAAACAAGATTCTCTTTTACACAAGGAAGATTTTAAGGCCAGAGGGAAGTCTAACGGCCCCCTTGGATATGCTGCAACTGGAATATTTATGTACCCTGGTGAAAGTGGTGGCGAATTACTTTTTTACGTGGAAGCGCTCTTTATTAAATCAAAATCATACATTACTCAGTACTCTGAATATGTCTTGAGGCATGAACAAATTCATTTTGATATTTGCGAACTGCATGCCCGAAAGCTAAGGCAAAAAATGACAAATACTAATTTTAAAAATGTCAAAAATCTTCAGTCTGAAACAACAAAACTCTACAATAAAGTTTCAGGAGAACTCTTTAAAGAGCAGGAAAAATACGATAAGGATACAGAGCATGGAATAAATTCTGCCAAACAAAAACTATGGGAAGAAGAGATTCAAAACCGTATAAAAGAGTTAGATGAGTTTAGCGCATCTTCTATAAATATTGCCAAATAG
- a CDS encoding zinc ribbon domain-containing protein YjdM, with protein sequence METKDSNGNILADGDSVTVIKDLKVKGSSIVIKRGKTVKNIKLTDDPAEVDCRVDGSSIVLRTEFLKKI encoded by the coding sequence ATGGAAACAAAAGACAGTAATGGTAATATTCTTGCAGACGGTGATTCGGTTACAGTAATAAAAGACTTAAAGGTGAAAGGGTCTTCAATTGTAATAAAAAGAGGGAAAACTGTAAAAAATATCAAATTAACAGATGATCCTGCCGAGGTTGATTGTCGGGTAGACGGAAGTAGTATTGTTTTAAGAACGGAATTCTTAAAGAAAATTTAA
- a CDS encoding T9SS type A sorting domain-containing protein: protein MKSLTIILSIFLSCNICAQTNSISLNQTIFEESREDNSLKSHFASNLYFEQTTKPFENPQQLRHGETVTNFNHSNFALSPPLLTTCSQALEICAGNSTQLTASSNNTIYWYTTPPPLGNPVGTGTSLVTPELSAGYYTYYAVAENNGLTSDITAMEVVMVYPNPTITITSNIRNLCANETATLTVSGTTYYEWENGPVSSKITIRPTTSQEFKVTGINTAGCSSSAVYMQSVITCSTHHSNEILSKQFTNIDDIQTNQKLFTVYPNPNNGDFNISVNTISESTRIEIYNGVGSLVYSEKIINELSNVNLSDYSNGIYIVRIIENNKVLNQEKVIKE, encoded by the coding sequence ATGAAAAGTTTGACGATCATATTAAGCATTTTTCTAAGTTGTAATATTTGCGCTCAAACAAATTCCATTTCATTAAACCAAACTATTTTTGAAGAAAGCCGAGAAGACAATTCCTTGAAAAGTCATTTTGCTTCTAATTTATATTTTGAACAAACTACCAAACCATTTGAAAATCCCCAGCAGTTGAGACATGGTGAAACAGTAACTAATTTTAATCATTCAAATTTTGCGCTTTCACCTCCCTTACTTACTACATGCTCTCAAGCGCTTGAAATTTGTGCTGGTAATAGCACGCAACTTACCGCCAGTAGTAACAATACAATTTATTGGTACACCACCCCCCCTCCCCTTGGAAATCCAGTAGGCACCGGAACAAGCCTTGTTACTCCAGAATTGAGCGCAGGTTACTATACTTATTACGCGGTCGCTGAAAATAACGGATTAACCAGTGATATTACAGCGATGGAAGTGGTTATGGTATATCCAAATCCAACTATTACAATTACAAGTAATATCAGAAACTTATGTGCTAATGAAACAGCAACTCTTACAGTTAGTGGAACTACCTATTACGAATGGGAAAATGGACCGGTATCATCAAAAATAACAATCCGTCCTACAACGTCTCAAGAGTTTAAGGTAACTGGAATTAATACGGCGGGTTGCTCTAGTAGTGCTGTTTACATGCAATCTGTTATCACATGCTCAACACATCATAGTAATGAAATATTATCCAAACAATTTACCAATATTGATGACATTCAAACAAATCAAAAGCTTTTTACTGTTTACCCTAATCCAAATAATGGTGATTTTAATATCTCTGTAAACACCATTTCAGAAAGTACGCGTATTGAAATATACAACGGTGTTGGATCATTAGTTTACAGTGAAAAAATAATTAACGAACTATCTAATGTAAATCTTAGCGATTATTCGAATGGAATTTACATCGTTAGAATCATTGAGAACAATAAAGTTCTTAATCAAGAAAAGGTGATTAAGGAATAA